Proteins from one Bos indicus x Bos taurus breed Angus x Brahman F1 hybrid chromosome 19, Bos_hybrid_MaternalHap_v2.0, whole genome shotgun sequence genomic window:
- the LOC113878048 gene encoding kinesin-like protein KIF19 isoform X4 — translation MKDSGDSKDQQLMVALRIRPISVAELEEGATLIAHKVDEQMVVLMDPMEDPDDILRAHRSREKSYLFDVAFDFTATQEMVYQATTKSLIEGVISGYNATVFAYGPTGCGKTYTMLGTDHEPGIYVRTLNDLFRAIEETSDDMEYEVSMSYLEIYNEMIRDLLNPSLGYLELREDSKGVIQVAGITEVSTINAKEIMQLLMRGNRQRTQEPTAANQTSSRSHAVLQVAVRQRSRVRDVLQEVRQGRLFMIDLAGSERASQDSLGGNSRTVMIAHISPASSAFEESRNTLTYAGRAKSIKTRVKRNLLSVSYHIAQYTNIIADLRGEIQRLKRKIEERGGRSPDRAQLGRGDIRHIQAEVQLHSGQGEQAAMEHLREQLISTFQEQMDTRRRLLELENRGMELEVDTSHHLLTIASWKHEKSRRALKWREERRKESFTKDDTRKDSDTGDNQPDIEEPAEVVSARESIATLMTEQKKLRKQKLALEQRCRELRARGRRLEETLPRRVSSEQQREALGLLCRVHELELEKAEMQSQALLRDGALRHRREALRRLEQRLGLCEEIIRAQRQLIQDCNLAVPQHLKELYEVYLREHEEGNLERATMMDRLASRALQDSALPKISPPGTVPTPEESDLESVKMPNSESPHQHGSFLPLLGTESEANHPFKTSSRAWQAKGFCLPTPPPIRGGNLVTQEATTQVGLNGQINSSPESIENLSEIPLSHKGRKETAADTKSIAGKAARHHLQALGAKGRQLLAPTIKQSSLSLHLKGQTDDVRPPGPLACKRPPSPTLQHTASEDSLSSSTGEAPSRAVECHGDGPCPPLQGQEKSPRNKREESLEAKRKRRSQAFEVTGQGIPTQLPAHLALQPTQLSRPKMHVAGPRPVENHTEEQRMPVVGHLTPTIRPLGKTTLPMAKVKLPPCQSLGPEDTSPVAAPSNPGDVSERVARMPRLPYGTSTQNKNGHFGHN, via the exons ATGAAGGACAGCGGGGACTCCAAGGACCAGCAACTCATG gtggcgctccgGATCCGGCCCATCAGCGTGGCAGAGCTGGAAGAAGGAGCCACCCTCATCGCCCACAAAGTGGACGAGCAG ATGGTGGTTCTTATGGACCCAATGGAGGATCCCGATGACATCCTACGGGCGCACCGCTCCCGGGAGAAGTCCTACCTGTTCGACGTGGCCTTTGACTTCACTGCCACCCAG GAGATGGTGTATCAGGCCACCACCAAGAGCCTCATCGAAGGCGTCATCTCAGGCTACAATGCCACTGTCTTTGCCTATGGCCCCACAG GCTGCGGGAAAACCTACACCATGCTGGGCACAGACCACGAGCCCGGCATCTACGTTCGGACCCTCAACGACCTCTTCCGTGCCATCGAGGAGACCAGCGATGACATGGAATACGAGGTGTCCATGTCCTACCTGGAG ATCTACAATGAGATGATCCGGGACCTGCTGAACCCTTCCCTGGGGTACCTGGAGCTGAGGGAAGACTCCAAGGGAGTGATCCAGGTGGCTGGAATCACTGAGGTCTCCACCATCAATGCCAAAGAG ATCATGCAGCTGCTGATGAGGGGGAACCGGCAGAGGACCCAGGAGCCCACAGCCGCCAACCAGACGTCCTCGCGCTCCCACGCCGTGCTCCAGGTGGCCGTGCGCCAGCGCAGCCGGGTCAGGGACGTCCTGCAGGAGGTGCGGCAGGGCCGACTCTTCATGATCGACCTGGCTGGCTCTGAGCGGGCCTCCCAG GACTCCCTGGGGGGAAACAGCCGCACCGTGATGATCGCCCACATCAGCCCAGCGAGCAGCGCCTTCGAGGAGTCCCGGAACACCCTGACCTACGCCGGCCGGGCCAAGAGCATCAAGACCCGG gtgAAGCGGAACCTGCTAAGCGTCTCCTACCACATCGCCCAGTACACGAACATCATTGCTGACCTGCGGGGCGAGATCCAGAGGCTCAAGCGCAAGATCGAGGAGCGGGGTGGGCGGAGCCCGGACCGAGCCCAGCTGGGGCGGGGCGACATCCGCCACATCCAGG CCGAGGTCCAGCTGCACAGCGGGCAGGGCGAACAGGCTGCAATGGAACACCTTCGTGAGCAGCTGATCAGCACCTTCCAGGAGCAAATGGACACACGGAGACGCCTGCTGGAGCTGGAGAACCGCGGCATGGAGCTGGAGGTGGACACCTCCCACCACCTGCTCACCATTGCCAG CTGGAAGCATGAGAAGTCACGCCGGGCACTCAAGTGGCGGGAGGAGCGTCGGAAGGAGTCCTTCACTAAGGATGACACCAGGAAGGACTCGGACACCGGTGACAACCAGCCAGACATCGAGGAGCCCGCCGAGGTGGTGTCTGCCCGCGAAAGCATCGCTACCTTGATGACTGAGCAGAAGAAGCTGCGAAAGCAGAAG CTGGCGCTGGAGCAGCGGTGCCGAGAGCTGCGCGCGCGGGGCCGCCGCCTGGAGGAGACGCTGCCGCGGCGCGTCAGCTCGGAGCAGCAGCGCGAGGCGCTCGGCCTGCTCTGCCGCGTGCACgagctggagctggagaaggCCGAGATGCAGTCGCAAGCCCTGCTCCGCGACGGCGCGCTCCGCCACCGCCGCGAGGCCCTGCGCCGCCTGGAGCAGCGCCTCGGCCTCTGCGAGGAGATCATCCGCGCCCAGCGGCAGCTCATCCAGG ACTGCAACCTGGCCGTGCCGCAGCATCTGAAGGAGCTGTACGAAGTGTACCTGCGGGAGCATGAGGAGGGCAACCTGGAGCGTGCCACCATGATGGACCGCCTGGCCTCTCGGGCCCTGCAG gaCAGCGCCTTGCCCAAGATTAGCCCCCCAGGAACTGTGCCGACCCCGGAGGAGTCTGACCTAGAGAGCGTCAAGATGCCGAACTCCGAGTCCCCGCACCAGCACGGAAGCTTCCTCCCTCTGCTCGGCACTGAGAG TGAAGCCAACCACCCGTTCAAGACCAGCTCCCGGGCCTGGCAAGCGAAGGGCTTCtgtctgcccaccccacccccaatccgGGGGGGCAACCTGGTGAcacaggag GCCACCACTCAGGTCGGACTGAACGGCCAGATCAACTCCTCCCCTGAAAGCATCGAGAATCTGTCGGAGATCCCTTTGTCCCACAAAG ggaggaaggagaccgCAGCCGACACCAAGAGCATCGCCGGGAAGGCTGCCCGGCACCACTTGCAGGCCCTGGGGGCCAAGGGGCGCCAACTGCTGGCACCCACCATAAAGCAGAGCAGCCTGTCCCTGCACTTGAAGGGTCAGACTGATGACGTGCGGCCGCCCGGACCGCTGGCCTGCAAGCGGccgcccagccccaccctccagcaCACCGCCAGCGAGGACAGCCTATCCAGCAGCACAGGCGAGGCGCCATCCCGGGCAGTCGAGTGTCATGGCGATGGCCCTTGTCCCCCGCTGCAAGGCCAGGAGAAAAGCCCAAGAAACAAACGAGAGGAGTCCCTGGAGGCAAAGAGGAAGCGGAGGTCCCAGGCCTTTGAAGTCACAGGACAAGGG ATCCCCACGCAGCTCCCAGCTCATCTGGCTCTCCAGCCAACACAGCTGTCCCGCCCCAAGATGCACGTTGCTGGACCCCGGCCTGTGGAGAATCACACCGAAGAACAGAGGATGCCAGTGGTTGGACACCTGACCCCTACCATCAGACCCCTGGGAAAGACCACGCTGCCTATGGCCAAGGTCAAACTCCCTCCGTGCCAGAGCTTGG GCCCCGAGGACACCTCCCCTGTCGCTGCCCCCTCCAACCCAGGGGATGTTTCCGAACGGGTTGCTCGGATGCCCCGCCTGCCCTATGGCACAAGCACCCAAAACAAAAACGGGCACTTTGGGCACAACTGA
- the LOC113878048 gene encoding kinesin-like protein KIF19 isoform X5, giving the protein MKDSGDSKDQQLMVALRIRPISVAELEEGATLIAHKVDEQMVVLMDPMEDPDDILRAHRSREKSYLFDVAFDFTATQEMVYQATTKSLIEGVISGYNATVFAYGPTGCGKTYTMLGTDHEPGIYVRTLNDLFRAIEETSDDMEYEVSMSYLETQNRGQRMKEGAHINRSLLALGNCINALSDKATNKYVNYRDSKLTRLLKDSLGGNSRTVMIAHISPASSAFEESRNTLTYAGRAKSIKTRVKRNLLSVSYHIAQYTNIIADLRGEIQRLKRKIEERGGRSPDRAQLGRGDIRHIQAEVQLHSGQGEQAAMEHLREQLISTFQEQMDTRRRLLELENRGMELEVDTSHHLLTIASWKHEKSRRALKWREERRKESFTKDDTRKDSDTGDNQPDIEEPAEVVSARESIATLMTEQKKLRKQKLALEQRCRELRARGRRLEETLPRRVSSEQQREALGLLCRVHELELEKAEMQSQALLRDGALRHRREALRRLEQRLGLCEEIIRAQRQLIQDCNLAVPQHLKELYEVYLREHEEGNLERATMMDRLASRALQDSALPKISPPGTVPTPEESDLESVKMPNSESPHQHGSFLPLLGTESEANHPFKTSSRAWQAKGFCLPTPPPIRGGNLVTQEATTQVGLNGQINSSPESIENLSEIPLSHKGRKETAADTKSIAGKAARHHLQALGAKGRQLLAPTIKQSSLSLHLKGQTDDVRPPGPLACKRPPSPTLQHTASEDSLSSSTGEAPSRAVECHGDGPCPPLQGQEKSPRNKREESLEAKRKRRSQAFEVTGQGIPTQLPAHLALQPTQLSRPKMHVAGPRPVENHTEEQRMPVVGHLTPTIRPLGKTTLPMAKVKLPPCQSLGPEDTSPVAAPSNPGDVSERVARMPRLPYGTSTQNKNGHFGHN; this is encoded by the exons ATGAAGGACAGCGGGGACTCCAAGGACCAGCAACTCATG gtggcgctccgGATCCGGCCCATCAGCGTGGCAGAGCTGGAAGAAGGAGCCACCCTCATCGCCCACAAAGTGGACGAGCAG ATGGTGGTTCTTATGGACCCAATGGAGGATCCCGATGACATCCTACGGGCGCACCGCTCCCGGGAGAAGTCCTACCTGTTCGACGTGGCCTTTGACTTCACTGCCACCCAG GAGATGGTGTATCAGGCCACCACCAAGAGCCTCATCGAAGGCGTCATCTCAGGCTACAATGCCACTGTCTTTGCCTATGGCCCCACAG GCTGCGGGAAAACCTACACCATGCTGGGCACAGACCACGAGCCCGGCATCTACGTTCGGACCCTCAACGACCTCTTCCGTGCCATCGAGGAGACCAGCGATGACATGGAATACGAGGTGTCCATGTCCTACCTGGAG ACGCAGAACCGTGGGCAGCGCATGAAAGAGGGGGCCCACATCAACCGCTCGCTGCTGGCCCTGGGCAACTGCATCAATGCGCTCAGCGACAAGGCCACCAACAAGTACGTCAACTATCGCGACAGCAAGCTCACCCGCCTCCTGAAG GACTCCCTGGGGGGAAACAGCCGCACCGTGATGATCGCCCACATCAGCCCAGCGAGCAGCGCCTTCGAGGAGTCCCGGAACACCCTGACCTACGCCGGCCGGGCCAAGAGCATCAAGACCCGG gtgAAGCGGAACCTGCTAAGCGTCTCCTACCACATCGCCCAGTACACGAACATCATTGCTGACCTGCGGGGCGAGATCCAGAGGCTCAAGCGCAAGATCGAGGAGCGGGGTGGGCGGAGCCCGGACCGAGCCCAGCTGGGGCGGGGCGACATCCGCCACATCCAGG CCGAGGTCCAGCTGCACAGCGGGCAGGGCGAACAGGCTGCAATGGAACACCTTCGTGAGCAGCTGATCAGCACCTTCCAGGAGCAAATGGACACACGGAGACGCCTGCTGGAGCTGGAGAACCGCGGCATGGAGCTGGAGGTGGACACCTCCCACCACCTGCTCACCATTGCCAG CTGGAAGCATGAGAAGTCACGCCGGGCACTCAAGTGGCGGGAGGAGCGTCGGAAGGAGTCCTTCACTAAGGATGACACCAGGAAGGACTCGGACACCGGTGACAACCAGCCAGACATCGAGGAGCCCGCCGAGGTGGTGTCTGCCCGCGAAAGCATCGCTACCTTGATGACTGAGCAGAAGAAGCTGCGAAAGCAGAAG CTGGCGCTGGAGCAGCGGTGCCGAGAGCTGCGCGCGCGGGGCCGCCGCCTGGAGGAGACGCTGCCGCGGCGCGTCAGCTCGGAGCAGCAGCGCGAGGCGCTCGGCCTGCTCTGCCGCGTGCACgagctggagctggagaaggCCGAGATGCAGTCGCAAGCCCTGCTCCGCGACGGCGCGCTCCGCCACCGCCGCGAGGCCCTGCGCCGCCTGGAGCAGCGCCTCGGCCTCTGCGAGGAGATCATCCGCGCCCAGCGGCAGCTCATCCAGG ACTGCAACCTGGCCGTGCCGCAGCATCTGAAGGAGCTGTACGAAGTGTACCTGCGGGAGCATGAGGAGGGCAACCTGGAGCGTGCCACCATGATGGACCGCCTGGCCTCTCGGGCCCTGCAG gaCAGCGCCTTGCCCAAGATTAGCCCCCCAGGAACTGTGCCGACCCCGGAGGAGTCTGACCTAGAGAGCGTCAAGATGCCGAACTCCGAGTCCCCGCACCAGCACGGAAGCTTCCTCCCTCTGCTCGGCACTGAGAG TGAAGCCAACCACCCGTTCAAGACCAGCTCCCGGGCCTGGCAAGCGAAGGGCTTCtgtctgcccaccccacccccaatccgGGGGGGCAACCTGGTGAcacaggag GCCACCACTCAGGTCGGACTGAACGGCCAGATCAACTCCTCCCCTGAAAGCATCGAGAATCTGTCGGAGATCCCTTTGTCCCACAAAG ggaggaaggagaccgCAGCCGACACCAAGAGCATCGCCGGGAAGGCTGCCCGGCACCACTTGCAGGCCCTGGGGGCCAAGGGGCGCCAACTGCTGGCACCCACCATAAAGCAGAGCAGCCTGTCCCTGCACTTGAAGGGTCAGACTGATGACGTGCGGCCGCCCGGACCGCTGGCCTGCAAGCGGccgcccagccccaccctccagcaCACCGCCAGCGAGGACAGCCTATCCAGCAGCACAGGCGAGGCGCCATCCCGGGCAGTCGAGTGTCATGGCGATGGCCCTTGTCCCCCGCTGCAAGGCCAGGAGAAAAGCCCAAGAAACAAACGAGAGGAGTCCCTGGAGGCAAAGAGGAAGCGGAGGTCCCAGGCCTTTGAAGTCACAGGACAAGGG ATCCCCACGCAGCTCCCAGCTCATCTGGCTCTCCAGCCAACACAGCTGTCCCGCCCCAAGATGCACGTTGCTGGACCCCGGCCTGTGGAGAATCACACCGAAGAACAGAGGATGCCAGTGGTTGGACACCTGACCCCTACCATCAGACCCCTGGGAAAGACCACGCTGCCTATGGCCAAGGTCAAACTCCCTCCGTGCCAGAGCTTGG GCCCCGAGGACACCTCCCCTGTCGCTGCCCCCTCCAACCCAGGGGATGTTTCCGAACGGGTTGCTCGGATGCCCCGCCTGCCCTATGGCACAAGCACCCAAAACAAAAACGGGCACTTTGGGCACAACTGA
- the LOC113878048 gene encoding kinesin-like protein KIF19 isoform X3: MKDSGDSKDQQLMVALRIRPISVAELEEGATLIAHKVDEQMVVLMDPMEDPDDILRAHRSREKSYLFDVAFDFTATQEMVYQATTKSLIEGVISGYNATVFAYGPTGCGKTYTMLGTDHEPGIYVRTLNDLFRAIEETSDDMEYEVSMSYLEIMQLLMRGNRQRTQEPTAANQTSSRSHAVLQVAVRQRSRVRDVLQEVRQGRLFMIDLAGSERASQTQNRGQRMKEGAHINRSLLALGNCINALSDKATNKYVNYRDSKLTRLLKDSLGGNSRTVMIAHISPASSAFEESRNTLTYAGRAKSIKTRVKRNLLSVSYHIAQYTNIIADLRGEIQRLKRKIEERGGRSPDRAQLGRGDIRHIQAEVQLHSGQGEQAAMEHLREQLISTFQEQMDTRRRLLELENRGMELEVDTSHHLLTIASWKHEKSRRALKWREERRKESFTKDDTRKDSDTGDNQPDIEEPAEVVSARESIATLMTEQKKLRKQKLALEQRCRELRARGRRLEETLPRRVSSEQQREALGLLCRVHELELEKAEMQSQALLRDGALRHRREALRRLEQRLGLCEEIIRAQRQLIQDCNLAVPQHLKELYEVYLREHEEGNLERATMMDRLASRALQDSALPKISPPGTVPTPEESDLESVKMPNSESPHQHGSFLPLLGTESEANHPFKTSSRAWQAKGFCLPTPPPIRGGNLVTQEATTQVGLNGQINSSPESIENLSEIPLSHKGRKETAADTKSIAGKAARHHLQALGAKGRQLLAPTIKQSSLSLHLKGQTDDVRPPGPLACKRPPSPTLQHTASEDSLSSSTGEAPSRAVECHGDGPCPPLQGQEKSPRNKREESLEAKRKRRSQAFEVTGQGIPTQLPAHLALQPTQLSRPKMHVAGPRPVENHTEEQRMPVVGHLTPTIRPLGKTTLPMAKVKLPPCQSLGPEDTSPVAAPSNPGDVSERVARMPRLPYGTSTQNKNGHFGHN, encoded by the exons ATGAAGGACAGCGGGGACTCCAAGGACCAGCAACTCATG gtggcgctccgGATCCGGCCCATCAGCGTGGCAGAGCTGGAAGAAGGAGCCACCCTCATCGCCCACAAAGTGGACGAGCAG ATGGTGGTTCTTATGGACCCAATGGAGGATCCCGATGACATCCTACGGGCGCACCGCTCCCGGGAGAAGTCCTACCTGTTCGACGTGGCCTTTGACTTCACTGCCACCCAG GAGATGGTGTATCAGGCCACCACCAAGAGCCTCATCGAAGGCGTCATCTCAGGCTACAATGCCACTGTCTTTGCCTATGGCCCCACAG GCTGCGGGAAAACCTACACCATGCTGGGCACAGACCACGAGCCCGGCATCTACGTTCGGACCCTCAACGACCTCTTCCGTGCCATCGAGGAGACCAGCGATGACATGGAATACGAGGTGTCCATGTCCTACCTGGAG ATCATGCAGCTGCTGATGAGGGGGAACCGGCAGAGGACCCAGGAGCCCACAGCCGCCAACCAGACGTCCTCGCGCTCCCACGCCGTGCTCCAGGTGGCCGTGCGCCAGCGCAGCCGGGTCAGGGACGTCCTGCAGGAGGTGCGGCAGGGCCGACTCTTCATGATCGACCTGGCTGGCTCTGAGCGGGCCTCCCAG ACGCAGAACCGTGGGCAGCGCATGAAAGAGGGGGCCCACATCAACCGCTCGCTGCTGGCCCTGGGCAACTGCATCAATGCGCTCAGCGACAAGGCCACCAACAAGTACGTCAACTATCGCGACAGCAAGCTCACCCGCCTCCTGAAG GACTCCCTGGGGGGAAACAGCCGCACCGTGATGATCGCCCACATCAGCCCAGCGAGCAGCGCCTTCGAGGAGTCCCGGAACACCCTGACCTACGCCGGCCGGGCCAAGAGCATCAAGACCCGG gtgAAGCGGAACCTGCTAAGCGTCTCCTACCACATCGCCCAGTACACGAACATCATTGCTGACCTGCGGGGCGAGATCCAGAGGCTCAAGCGCAAGATCGAGGAGCGGGGTGGGCGGAGCCCGGACCGAGCCCAGCTGGGGCGGGGCGACATCCGCCACATCCAGG CCGAGGTCCAGCTGCACAGCGGGCAGGGCGAACAGGCTGCAATGGAACACCTTCGTGAGCAGCTGATCAGCACCTTCCAGGAGCAAATGGACACACGGAGACGCCTGCTGGAGCTGGAGAACCGCGGCATGGAGCTGGAGGTGGACACCTCCCACCACCTGCTCACCATTGCCAG CTGGAAGCATGAGAAGTCACGCCGGGCACTCAAGTGGCGGGAGGAGCGTCGGAAGGAGTCCTTCACTAAGGATGACACCAGGAAGGACTCGGACACCGGTGACAACCAGCCAGACATCGAGGAGCCCGCCGAGGTGGTGTCTGCCCGCGAAAGCATCGCTACCTTGATGACTGAGCAGAAGAAGCTGCGAAAGCAGAAG CTGGCGCTGGAGCAGCGGTGCCGAGAGCTGCGCGCGCGGGGCCGCCGCCTGGAGGAGACGCTGCCGCGGCGCGTCAGCTCGGAGCAGCAGCGCGAGGCGCTCGGCCTGCTCTGCCGCGTGCACgagctggagctggagaaggCCGAGATGCAGTCGCAAGCCCTGCTCCGCGACGGCGCGCTCCGCCACCGCCGCGAGGCCCTGCGCCGCCTGGAGCAGCGCCTCGGCCTCTGCGAGGAGATCATCCGCGCCCAGCGGCAGCTCATCCAGG ACTGCAACCTGGCCGTGCCGCAGCATCTGAAGGAGCTGTACGAAGTGTACCTGCGGGAGCATGAGGAGGGCAACCTGGAGCGTGCCACCATGATGGACCGCCTGGCCTCTCGGGCCCTGCAG gaCAGCGCCTTGCCCAAGATTAGCCCCCCAGGAACTGTGCCGACCCCGGAGGAGTCTGACCTAGAGAGCGTCAAGATGCCGAACTCCGAGTCCCCGCACCAGCACGGAAGCTTCCTCCCTCTGCTCGGCACTGAGAG TGAAGCCAACCACCCGTTCAAGACCAGCTCCCGGGCCTGGCAAGCGAAGGGCTTCtgtctgcccaccccacccccaatccgGGGGGGCAACCTGGTGAcacaggag GCCACCACTCAGGTCGGACTGAACGGCCAGATCAACTCCTCCCCTGAAAGCATCGAGAATCTGTCGGAGATCCCTTTGTCCCACAAAG ggaggaaggagaccgCAGCCGACACCAAGAGCATCGCCGGGAAGGCTGCCCGGCACCACTTGCAGGCCCTGGGGGCCAAGGGGCGCCAACTGCTGGCACCCACCATAAAGCAGAGCAGCCTGTCCCTGCACTTGAAGGGTCAGACTGATGACGTGCGGCCGCCCGGACCGCTGGCCTGCAAGCGGccgcccagccccaccctccagcaCACCGCCAGCGAGGACAGCCTATCCAGCAGCACAGGCGAGGCGCCATCCCGGGCAGTCGAGTGTCATGGCGATGGCCCTTGTCCCCCGCTGCAAGGCCAGGAGAAAAGCCCAAGAAACAAACGAGAGGAGTCCCTGGAGGCAAAGAGGAAGCGGAGGTCCCAGGCCTTTGAAGTCACAGGACAAGGG ATCCCCACGCAGCTCCCAGCTCATCTGGCTCTCCAGCCAACACAGCTGTCCCGCCCCAAGATGCACGTTGCTGGACCCCGGCCTGTGGAGAATCACACCGAAGAACAGAGGATGCCAGTGGTTGGACACCTGACCCCTACCATCAGACCCCTGGGAAAGACCACGCTGCCTATGGCCAAGGTCAAACTCCCTCCGTGCCAGAGCTTGG GCCCCGAGGACACCTCCCCTGTCGCTGCCCCCTCCAACCCAGGGGATGTTTCCGAACGGGTTGCTCGGATGCCCCGCCTGCCCTATGGCACAAGCACCCAAAACAAAAACGGGCACTTTGGGCACAACTGA